From the Cryptomeria japonica chromosome 2, Sugi_1.0, whole genome shotgun sequence genome, one window contains:
- the LOC131048490 gene encoding F-box/kelch-repeat protein At5g60570-like yields MDESLVSALLPSLPDEIAWRCLARLPRRSRAIASCVSRAWANACKNKSFIRYLRRSLNLPTEYCTFIAVFDSRFDGDYVHATQHNTKWLLVDPLSLGAQVLPNPLSAISVEMDFCSAATNDQIFLPQVNQTKEGFCSYEIGVGRWKSVELPPGKRCRRFCCAEMKEFVYLCGGLINFTGEASKSAFRYHNRNNQWEKLPDMIAPRINCAGVSMNDTFYAIGGYCHSHEGFPQTHASAERFDPTTGQWTLLPNFCAEGLRYAEDSAIAESDFAVVENKRLFAVQAQSNEVMELDGVKEDWRHVGYIGGVCEMRDCGTNYKILGVGSELWAIQYRVGKSIKIYSCKPGELESLIWRQIDVRGLESFDHVLTGTTFQV; encoded by the coding sequence ATGGATGAATCTCTAGTGTCTGCTTTGCTCCCATCTCTGCCTGACGAAATTGCATGGCGGTGCCTTGCCAGATTGCCTCGTCGTAGCAGAGCCATCGCCTCGTGCGTCTCCCGAGCGTGGGCGAATGCATGCAAGAACAAATCTTTCATCAGATATCTTCGCCGCTCTCTCAATCTCCCAACAGAATACTGTACTTTCATTGCAGTTTTTGACAGCAGATTCGATGGAGACTACGTCCATGCAACTCAGCATAATACGAAATGGCTGCTGGTCGACCCTCTCAGCCTTGGGGCCCAGGTTTTACCCAATCCCCTCTCTGCAATTTCTGTTGAGATGGATTTCTGTAGCGCAGCCACCAATGATCAGATCTTTCTACCGCAAGTCAATCAGACGAAAGAAGGGTTTTGTTCATACGAAATCGGAGTGGGCCGCTGGAAGTCTGTAGAATTGCCCCCCGGAAAACGCTGCAGGAGATTTTGCTGTGCCGAAATGAAAGAATTCGTCTACCTTTGTGGCGGGCTAATAAATTTCACCGGAGAAGCTTCTAAGAGCGCTTTTCGATACCACAACCGGAATAATCAATGGGAAAAGCTTCCCGACATGATCGCGCCAAGAATTAATTGTGCAGGTGTGAGCATGAATGATACATTCTACGCTATAGGAGGATATTGCCATTCCCATGAAGGTTTTCCCCAGACTCATGCTTCGGCAGAGAGATTCGATCCCACGACCGGTCAATGGACACTGCTGCCCAATTTCTGCGCAGAGGGGTTAAGGTATGCGGAGGATTCGGCCATCGCAGAATCTGATTTTGCTGTTGTGGAGAATAAGAGGCTTTTTGCAGTGCAAGCTCAGTCGAATGAGGTGATGGAGTTGGATGGTGTGAAGGAGGATTGGAGGCATGTGGGATACATTGGAGGCGTTTGTGAGATGCGTGATTGTGGGACTAATTATAAAATCCTGGGCGTTGGAAGTGAGCTGTGGGCGATCCAGTATAGGGTGGGGAAATCAATAAAGATTTACTCCTGCAAGCCAGGAGAATTAGAGAGTTTAATATGGAGGCAAATTGATGTTAGAGGATTAGAGAGTTTCGATCATGTTTTAACAGGCACGACATTCCAAGTATAG